The Novosphingobium pentaromativorans US6-1 genome window below encodes:
- a CDS encoding cbb3-type cytochrome c oxidase subunit I — MRSETGFDPDLYQRFPTQEERPAEEEEELRRIWCAPHGWEYLTVVNNNYVGIFYLGTAFLFFLLAGVLALLMRVQLAAPLMEVLPQATYNQVFTMHGTVMMFLFAVPMVEAAGVLLLPQMLAARDLPFPRLSAYAFWAYAVGGLAFFASLFVGLAPDGGWFMYPPYTSKAYSPGINADFWLLGIGFIEISAIAGAIEIIVGVLRTRAPGMSLDKMPIFAWAMLVFAVMIIIAFPSVILATLLLEIERAFNWPFFDAARGGDPVLWQHLFWFFGHPEVYIIFLPAAGMMSMIVPTVAKAELVGYRLIVLAMIATGFISFGVWAHHMFTVGLPPMTTGFFSAASMAVSLPAGIQVFSWIATLAIGRPRFNAPGLFVLGSIVIFVTGGLTGVMVALVPFDWQAHDTYFIVAHLHYVLIGGMVFPLFAAMYYWIPMVSSRAMSERLAKWVFGLMFTGMNVAFMPMHLAGLMGMPRRVYTYLPGSGWDMLNLISTVGAFLFAFGVLLFLIDLARNFRMAPGGGNAGNVYGAGSLEWLPTELYSTRSIPVVKSREPLWDDPKISDNVEQGRYFLPRSATGLRETIVTSPLLAEPQYVQIMPGPSVWPLVAAIFTAFFFLALTVQAYMFGLASGVITVMAMLRWLSETDRPIAQDEVDIGAGIMVPTYMTGPRSHGWWAMVILMIVMAMISAMAMFGLAFLWSNQPTFWTPPALLGEGAPIALGYGLVVAAAVSSRWLHRIGNNWAVAPVLLAGLAAPLLTWLDIRMWSAVLAPDASGQGAAVFAILSLQGTVAAIGILFAAYLGWRALRGLITPTRNSTLDLACLFIGYCGAQGLVGTIFTRAVGA, encoded by the coding sequence ATGAGGTCGGAGACCGGGTTCGATCCCGATCTCTACCAGCGGTTCCCGACGCAGGAGGAACGCCCGGCCGAGGAAGAGGAGGAACTGCGCCGTATTTGGTGCGCGCCGCACGGCTGGGAATATCTGACCGTCGTCAACAACAATTATGTCGGCATCTTCTATCTCGGCACCGCCTTCCTGTTCTTCCTGCTGGCGGGCGTGCTGGCGCTGCTGATGCGGGTCCAGCTCGCCGCGCCGCTGATGGAGGTGCTGCCACAGGCGACCTACAATCAGGTCTTCACCATGCACGGCACGGTGATGATGTTTCTCTTCGCCGTGCCGATGGTCGAGGCGGCGGGCGTGCTGCTGCTGCCGCAGATGCTGGCCGCGCGCGACCTGCCGTTCCCGCGCCTCTCGGCCTATGCCTTCTGGGCCTATGCGGTGGGCGGGCTCGCCTTCTTCGCCTCGCTGTTCGTCGGCCTTGCCCCCGACGGCGGCTGGTTCATGTACCCGCCCTATACGTCCAAGGCCTATTCGCCCGGCATCAACGCCGACTTCTGGCTGCTCGGCATCGGTTTCATCGAGATCAGCGCAATCGCCGGCGCGATCGAGATCATCGTCGGCGTCCTGCGCACCCGCGCGCCGGGCATGAGCCTCGACAAGATGCCGATCTTCGCCTGGGCCATGCTGGTCTTCGCGGTGATGATCATCATCGCCTTTCCCAGCGTAATCCTGGCGACGCTGCTGCTGGAGATCGAGCGTGCCTTCAACTGGCCCTTCTTCGACGCGGCGCGCGGCGGCGATCCGGTGCTATGGCAGCATCTGTTCTGGTTCTTCGGCCATCCCGAGGTCTACATCATCTTCCTGCCCGCCGCCGGCATGATGAGCATGATCGTGCCCACCGTCGCGAAGGCGGAACTGGTCGGCTACCGCCTGATCGTGCTGGCCATGATCGCCACCGGCTTCATCAGCTTCGGCGTCTGGGCGCATCACATGTTCACCGTCGGCCTGCCGCCGATGACGACGGGCTTCTTCTCCGCCGCCTCGATGGCGGTCAGCCTGCCCGCCGGCATCCAGGTCTTCTCGTGGATCGCGACGCTGGCGATCGGCAGGCCGCGCTTCAACGCGCCGGGGCTGTTCGTGCTCGGCAGCATCGTCATCTTCGTGACCGGCGGGCTGACCGGCGTGATGGTCGCGCTGGTGCCGTTCGACTGGCAGGCGCACGACACCTATTTCATCGTCGCGCACCTCCACTATGTGCTGATCGGCGGCATGGTGTTCCCGCTGTTCGCCGCGATGTATTACTGGATCCCGATGGTCAGTAGCCGCGCGATGAGCGAGCGGCTGGCGAAATGGGTGTTCGGCCTGATGTTCACCGGCATGAACGTCGCCTTCATGCCGATGCACCTCGCCGGCCTGATGGGCATGCCGCGCCGCGTCTACACCTATCTGCCGGGCAGCGGCTGGGACATGCTGAACCTCATCTCGACGGTCGGGGCGTTCCTGTTCGCCTTCGGCGTCCTGCTGTTCCTGATCGATCTCGCGCGCAATTTCCGCATGGCGCCGGGCGGCGGCAATGCCGGCAATGTCTATGGCGCGGGCTCGCTCGAATGGCTGCCGACCGAACTCTATTCGACGCGCTCGATCCCGGTGGTGAAGAGCCGCGAGCCCCTGTGGGACGACCCCAAGATTTCCGACAATGTCGAGCAGGGCCGCTATTTCCTGCCGCGCTCGGCCACCGGTCTGCGCGAAACGATCGTCACCAGCCCGCTGCTGGCCGAACCGCAATATGTCCAGATCATGCCCGGCCCATCGGTCTGGCCGCTCGTCGCGGCGATTTTCACCGCCTTCTTCTTCCTCGCGTTGACGGTGCAGGCCTATATGTTCGGCCTCGCCAGCGGCGTCATCACCGTCATGGCCATGCTGCGCTGGCTGTCGGAGACCGACCGGCCGATCGCGCAGGACGAGGTCGACATCGGCGCCGGCATCATGGTGCCGACCTACATGACCGGCCCGCGCAGCCATGGCTGGTGGGCGATGGTCATCCTGATGATCGTCATGGCCATGATCTCGGCCATGGCGATGTTCGGGCTTGCCTTCCTGTGGAGCAACCAACCCACCTTCTGGACGCCGCCGGCATTGCTTGGCGAAGGTGCGCCCATAGCGCTGGGCTACGGACTCGTCGTGGCCGCCGCCGTGTCGTCTCGGTGGCTGCACCGCATAGGCAATAATTGGGCGGTCGCCCCCGTGCTGCTCGCGGGTTTGGCGGCGCCGCTGCTCACCTGGCTCGATATCCGCATGTGGAGCGCCGTGCTGGCCCCCGACGCCAGCGGCCAGGGGGCGGCGGTGTTCGCCATCCTATCACTGCAGGGCACCGTGGCCGCGATCGGCATCCTGTTCGCCGCCTATCTCGGCTGGCGAGCGCTGCGCGGGCTCATCACGCCGACGCGCAACAGCACGCTCGACCTCGCCTGCCTGTTCATCGGCTATTGCGGCGCGCAGGGGCTGGTGGGTACGATTTTCACCCGCGCGGTCGGCGCGTGA
- a CDS encoding cation diffusion facilitator family transporter: MAALGTHSDVKRVLQIVLAINLAMFVAEFTAGLLANSTALMADSVDMLGDALVYILSLYALQRSLRWRAGAALAKGGIIAAFGIWVMFEAASKLVNGVTPVAGTMVLFGLIALAANLTCLALLYRFRDRDVNLSSTFECSRNDVIANTGVLIAAAGVYATDAAWPDILVGVIIAILFFRSAIRVLRQAWPQFRAARPAVAVPLD, from the coding sequence ATCGCCGCGCTGGGGACTCATTCGGACGTCAAGCGCGTGCTGCAGATCGTACTCGCCATCAACCTCGCCATGTTCGTCGCCGAGTTCACGGCGGGCCTTCTGGCCAACTCCACCGCGTTGATGGCGGACTCCGTCGACATGCTCGGCGATGCGCTGGTGTATATCCTGAGCCTCTATGCTCTTCAGCGCAGCTTGCGGTGGCGGGCCGGAGCGGCCCTCGCGAAGGGCGGGATCATCGCTGCGTTCGGCATTTGGGTGATGTTCGAGGCTGCATCGAAGCTGGTGAACGGTGTGACTCCGGTGGCCGGGACAATGGTTCTTTTCGGCCTGATTGCGCTTGCCGCGAATCTCACCTGCCTCGCGCTCCTTTACCGGTTCCGTGACCGCGACGTGAACCTGTCGAGCACGTTCGAATGCTCGCGCAACGACGTCATAGCCAATACGGGCGTGCTCATCGCGGCAGCGGGCGTCTATGCGACAGATGCCGCCTGGCCCGATATTCTTGTGGGCGTGATCATCGCGATCCTGTTCTTCCGCTCTGCGATACGCGTGCTGCGCCAGGCCTGGCCACAATTCAGGGCGGCGCGGCCGGCCGTTGCGGTGCCGCTGGATTGA
- a CDS encoding zf-TFIIB domain-containing protein, translating to MENRAAPGLLCPTCRVDLVMSERQGIEIDYCPQCRGVWLDRGELDKIIERNISDAAARPTGDAWSGGGRAGAFDDRRGHSDHGGKHGYERGHRGRRKSFLSELFD from the coding sequence ATGGAAAACCGTGCAGCGCCAGGTCTCCTTTGCCCTACCTGCCGGGTTGATCTGGTCATGAGCGAGCGTCAGGGCATCGAGATCGACTATTGCCCGCAATGTCGCGGGGTCTGGCTCGACCGGGGCGAACTCGACAAGATCATCGAGCGCAATATAAGCGATGCAGCAGCCCGCCCGACTGGCGACGCGTGGTCCGGCGGAGGGCGCGCGGGGGCGTTCGACGACCGTCGCGGCCACAGCGATCACGGAGGCAAGCACGGCTACGAGCGTGGCCATCGTGGTCGCCGCAAGAGCTTCCTGAGCGAATTGTTCGACTGA
- a CDS encoding MBL fold metallo-hydrolase — protein sequence MIFRQLFEPESGTYTYLIGCRDSGLAVLIDPVCEMVDRDLSVLQQLGLTLTYTLETHIHADHVTSACRLRSLTGCKIAYPEMDGLACADIAVNEMNPLSVGSLILRPLFTPGHTDAHHSYLIDRPDASRVFTGDALLIDGCGRTDFQNGDAGTLYRSIHEKLFTLPDDTLVYPAHDYKHRHVTTVAQERERNPRVGGGKTLEQFIEIMANLDLPYPKQIDVAVPANRLCGDCRDEDTAARDPSCRALQG from the coding sequence ATGATTTTTCGACAGCTCTTCGAGCCGGAGTCGGGCACGTACACCTATCTGATTGGCTGTCGGGATAGCGGACTGGCCGTGCTGATCGACCCGGTATGCGAGATGGTCGATCGCGATCTGTCCGTCCTTCAGCAGCTGGGTTTGACCCTGACATATACGCTCGAAACGCATATTCACGCGGATCATGTCACCTCAGCCTGTCGGCTTCGGAGCCTGACAGGATGCAAGATCGCCTATCCGGAGATGGACGGCCTCGCCTGCGCCGACATCGCCGTGAATGAAATGAACCCGCTCAGCGTGGGCAGCCTGATCTTGCGACCCCTGTTCACGCCGGGTCACACCGACGCGCATCACAGCTACCTGATCGACCGGCCCGATGCGAGCAGGGTGTTCACTGGCGATGCTCTCCTGATCGACGGGTGCGGGCGCACCGACTTTCAGAACGGCGATGCGGGCACATTGTATCGGTCGATCCACGAGAAGCTGTTCACTCTTCCCGACGACACGCTCGTATACCCCGCGCATGATTACAAGCATCGCCACGTCACGACCGTGGCCCAGGAGCGCGAGCGAAACCCGCGAGTAGGCGGCGGCAAGACACTTGAACAGTTTATCGAGATCATGGCGAACCTCGACCTGCCTTACCCCAAGCAGATCGATGTCGCCGTTCCGGCCAACCGCCTGTGCGGCGACTGCCGGGATGAGGACACCGCCGCCCGTGATCCATCTTGCCGTGCACTACAGGGTTGA
- a CDS encoding NAD(P)/FAD-dependent oxidoreductase has protein sequence MTQDCCDALIIGGGPAGLTAAIYLARYRRRVVVVDEGHSRAKWIPLSHNHAGFPDGIGGEDLLLRMRAQAERYGATIRAGRVDVIEGSADAFAARGEGLSISARQILIATGVENRRPEMNEDTHRDALDRGLLRYCPVCDGFEASHQSIGVIGADTHGVAEALFLRTFSDRITLLAHQSTELDDSDRESLSHAGIVVASSTLDRLDFSGDQVVVHLIDDTELRFDTIYPALGSDTNNALARQLDVELSDDRCIVVDTKQRASMEGVYAAGDIVMALDQISVAMGHAAVAATAMHNDLRNRDGQTPAEKGDH, from the coding sequence ATGACGCAAGATTGCTGCGACGCTCTGATTATCGGAGGCGGTCCGGCGGGGCTGACCGCCGCCATCTATCTCGCACGCTATCGCCGCCGGGTCGTCGTGGTGGATGAAGGCCATAGCCGCGCGAAGTGGATCCCGCTTTCGCACAATCATGCCGGTTTCCCGGACGGCATTGGCGGCGAGGATCTTCTCCTTCGCATGCGCGCCCAGGCCGAGCGCTATGGCGCGACGATCAGGGCCGGCCGCGTAGACGTGATCGAAGGGTCCGCGGATGCGTTCGCCGCTCGCGGTGAGGGGCTGAGCATTTCCGCGCGCCAGATCCTGATCGCGACGGGCGTGGAGAACCGGCGTCCGGAAATGAACGAGGACACCCATCGGGACGCCCTCGATCGGGGGCTTCTGCGCTATTGTCCTGTCTGCGACGGCTTCGAGGCAAGCCACCAGTCGATCGGGGTCATTGGCGCTGATACCCATGGTGTGGCGGAAGCCTTGTTCCTGCGAACCTTTTCGGATCGGATCACGCTGCTCGCGCATCAATCCACCGAGCTCGACGACAGCGACCGGGAAAGTCTGAGCCATGCGGGGATCGTGGTCGCGTCGAGCACGCTCGACCGGCTGGATTTCTCCGGCGATCAGGTGGTGGTGCATCTGATCGATGACACCGAATTGCGGTTCGACACGATCTATCCCGCGCTCGGCTCCGACACCAACAATGCGCTCGCCAGGCAACTTGATGTCGAACTGAGCGACGATCGCTGCATCGTCGTCGATACCAAGCAGCGCGCATCCATGGAAGGTGTGTATGCGGCTGGCGATATCGTGATGGCGCTCGATCAGATCAGCGTGGCCATGGGCCATGCAGCAGTCGCGGCCACGGCCATGCACAATGACTTGCGGAACAGGGACGGACAGACCCCCGCAGAGAAAGGCGATCATTGA
- a CDS encoding DUF411 domain-containing protein, whose translation MLRKVAMLALLGAIVTAPAEAGTIGGVMYKDPGCGCCDGHAAALRRAGMDIAVVPTGNDVSVQARRAVPEALRGCHTTIVGGYAVEGHVPVNVVQRMLREKPAIRGIALPGMPSGSPGMAGPKTAPFKVLSFGPAGTKVYAVE comes from the coding sequence ATGCTGAGAAAAGTCGCGATGCTGGCTCTCCTCGGGGCAATTGTGACCGCGCCTGCCGAGGCTGGGACCATCGGCGGTGTGATGTACAAGGATCCCGGCTGCGGGTGCTGCGACGGTCACGCCGCCGCGCTGCGACGGGCAGGAATGGACATCGCGGTGGTCCCGACCGGCAATGATGTTTCGGTCCAGGCGCGCAGGGCCGTGCCCGAAGCGCTTCGGGGCTGCCACACTACGATAGTCGGCGGCTATGCCGTCGAAGGACATGTGCCGGTCAATGTGGTGCAGCGCATGCTGCGCGAGAAGCCGGCCATTCGCGGGATCGCGCTGCCCGGAATGCCGTCCGGCTCTCCCGGTATGGCGGGGCCGAAGACCGCGCCTTTCAAGGTGCTGAGCTTCGGACCTGCCGGCACCAAAGTCTATGCGGTCGAGTAA